One Chromobacterium paludis genomic window carries:
- a CDS encoding bifunctional riboflavin kinase/FAD synthetase, whose amino-acid sequence MQVFLGDPRRFALPGCALTIGNFDGVHQGHRRMLHRLRLEAQARELPTALLTFEPHPREFFSRVNPPARLSTLRDKFSLLRELGLVDYVFVYRFNHSFASMTASDFVDRVLVQELQTRYLLIGDDFQFGAGRKGDFDLLASCPHFATEAMPSVLVQGERASSTLIRERLAAGDLDSANGLLGEAYRISGKVMHGKKLGRTIGFPTANIHLPHLKPALQGVFVVEADTPFGRLGGVASLGLNPTVSDTPDYKLEVHLFDFAGDLYGKRLTVRFLKKLRDEARYDDLATLVAQIERDAASAKTYLTSLQREQA is encoded by the coding sequence ATGCAGGTATTTCTGGGGGATCCGCGTCGTTTCGCCCTGCCGGGCTGCGCGCTGACCATAGGCAATTTCGATGGTGTGCACCAAGGGCATAGACGCATGCTGCACAGGCTGCGCCTGGAGGCGCAGGCGCGCGAGCTGCCTACCGCGCTGCTGACGTTCGAGCCGCACCCGCGAGAATTCTTCAGCCGGGTAAACCCGCCCGCTCGGTTGTCGACGCTGCGCGACAAGTTTAGCTTGTTGCGAGAGCTGGGACTGGTGGATTATGTTTTCGTCTACCGTTTCAATCACAGCTTCGCCAGCATGACGGCGTCGGATTTTGTCGATCGCGTGCTGGTGCAAGAATTGCAGACCCGTTATTTGCTGATCGGCGACGATTTTCAGTTTGGCGCCGGACGCAAAGGAGATTTCGACCTCCTGGCTTCCTGCCCCCATTTCGCCACGGAGGCCATGCCTTCCGTGCTGGTGCAGGGAGAACGTGCCTCCAGCACGCTGATTCGGGAGCGGCTGGCCGCTGGCGATCTCGATTCGGCCAACGGCTTGCTGGGCGAGGCGTACCGGATATCAGGCAAGGTGATGCATGGCAAGAAGCTGGGCAGAACCATAGGCTTTCCCACCGCCAACATCCATCTGCCGCACCTGAAGCCGGCATTGCAGGGGGTGTTTGTGGTGGAGGCGGATACGCCGTTCGGCCGCTTGGGCGGCGTGGCCAGCCTGGGGCTGAACCCCACGGTCAGCGACACGCCTGACTACAAGCTGGAAGTGCACCTGTTCGATTTTGCCGGCGACCTCTACGGCAAGCGTCTGACCGTACGATTCCTGAAGAAGCTGCGCGATGAAGCGCGCTATGATGATTTGGCGACACTGGTGGCGCAGATAGAGCGCGACGCGGCCAGTGCCAAGACCTATTTGACAAGTTTGCAGCGAGAGCAGGCATGA